The Nocardioides campestrisoli genome includes a window with the following:
- the upp gene encoding uracil phosphoribosyltransferase, translating to MRIQVVDHPLVAHKLTALRDQETDSPTFRRLTDELVTLLAYEATRDVRVGPVEIHTPVSLTTGVKMATPRPLVVPILRAGLGMLEGMMRLLPTAEVGFLGMERNEETLEVATYAERLPDDLSGRQCYVLDPMLATGGTLAAAIKFLTDRGADDITALCLLVAPEGCARLERELSDLEVPVAVVTAAMDEKLNEKGYIVPGLGDAGDRLYGLAG from the coding sequence ATGCGCATCCAGGTCGTCGACCACCCGCTCGTGGCCCACAAGCTCACCGCACTGCGCGACCAGGAGACGGACTCGCCCACGTTCCGTCGCCTCACCGACGAGCTCGTCACCCTGCTCGCCTACGAGGCCACCCGCGACGTCCGGGTGGGACCGGTCGAGATCCACACGCCGGTCTCGCTGACCACCGGGGTCAAGATGGCCACGCCGCGGCCGCTGGTCGTGCCGATCCTGCGCGCCGGGCTGGGCATGCTCGAGGGGATGATGCGGCTGCTGCCGACCGCGGAGGTCGGCTTCCTCGGGATGGAGCGCAACGAGGAGACGCTCGAGGTCGCGACGTACGCCGAGCGGCTCCCCGACGACCTCTCGGGCCGCCAGTGCTACGTGCTCGACCCGATGCTGGCCACCGGCGGCACGCTGGCCGCGGCGATCAAGTTCCTCACCGACCGGGGCGCCGACGACATCACCGCCCTGTGCCTGCTGGTGGCCCCCGAGGGCTGCGCGCGGCTCGAGCGGGAGCTGAGCGACCTCGAGGTCCCGGTCGCAGTGGTCACCGCCGCGATGGACGAGAAGCTCAACGAGAAGGGCTACATCGTCCCCGGGCTCGGGGACGCGGGAGACCGGCTCTACGGCCTGGCCGGCTGA
- a CDS encoding MMPL family transporter, whose amino-acid sequence MATLLYRLGKTAFRRWPFFLIAWLIAFLAIGGFAATQSKPMSDALTIPGIPSEKASDLQQELFPNAEDPFAEATVNIVAVAPEGTTLEDPENVKAIEQLLAGIPELPQTPPVKEMQLVDPATAAAGQEKMVLDAAKESGMPLDVARENAKVLSPLSEDKTTGIVSFEWDVESPTEVKGTTIDELEELLADVEDSSGMRLEINGSGTSVITELGLTSEAIGVAVALVVLLITFGSLVAAGMPILIALVAVGLTNVGIIGMTAFTDIGSTTPLLATMIGLAVGIDYTLFILARYRSELHHTDDRQEAMGIAVGTAGSAVVFAGLTVIIALAALVVVDIPFLASMGFAAATGVALAVLAALTLLPAFLGVLKSKAFGGQVIKHNPKREADGHVINNGVRWARLIGKAPAAFALLVVIVLGALAFPIKDLYLAFPTDGTKPTSTTQRQATDLTADAFGAGREGPFVVVVDAGDVPEKERGQAFGEVAGWAAEMDGVANAQVVMSNEEGTGAQVLVTPTTGPDDEETTELLQALRDGQSDIEEQTGATTGVTGLTAITTDVSDRLNDALPVYLAVVIGLAFVLLVLVFRSILVPLTATLGFLLSVLATLGATVLVFQEGALGIIEGQPIVSFMPIILIGMVFGLAMDYQVFLVTRMREAHVHGKSTRDAVVDGFRNSARVVTAAAAIMIAVFAAFILQTEPIIKSMGFALAVAIVFDAFIVRLVLIPALLYMLGDKAWWIPRWLDKILPNVDVEGEKLHRPYLKDGVPEDDYI is encoded by the coding sequence ATGGCAACCCTGCTCTACCGACTCGGCAAGACCGCCTTCCGGCGCTGGCCGTTCTTCCTGATCGCGTGGCTGATCGCCTTTCTGGCGATCGGCGGCTTCGCGGCCACCCAGTCCAAGCCGATGAGCGACGCGCTGACCATCCCGGGCATCCCCTCGGAGAAGGCGTCCGACCTCCAGCAGGAGCTGTTCCCCAACGCCGAGGACCCGTTCGCCGAGGCGACGGTCAACATCGTCGCGGTCGCGCCCGAGGGCACGACGCTGGAGGACCCGGAGAACGTCAAGGCGATCGAGCAGCTGCTCGCCGGCATCCCGGAGCTGCCGCAGACGCCGCCGGTCAAGGAGATGCAGCTGGTCGACCCGGCCACCGCGGCCGCGGGCCAGGAGAAGATGGTCCTCGACGCGGCCAAGGAGAGCGGCATGCCGCTCGACGTGGCGCGCGAGAACGCCAAGGTGCTCTCGCCGCTCTCGGAGGACAAGACCACTGGCATCGTCAGCTTCGAGTGGGACGTCGAGTCGCCCACCGAGGTGAAGGGCACCACCATCGACGAGCTCGAGGAGCTCCTGGCCGACGTCGAGGACTCCAGCGGCATGCGCCTGGAGATCAACGGCTCCGGCACCAGCGTGATCACCGAGCTCGGTCTGACCTCCGAGGCGATCGGCGTCGCGGTGGCGCTGGTGGTCCTGCTGATCACCTTCGGCTCGCTGGTCGCCGCCGGCATGCCGATCCTGATCGCCCTGGTCGCGGTGGGCCTGACCAACGTCGGCATCATCGGCATGACCGCCTTCACCGACATCGGCTCGACCACGCCGCTGCTGGCCACCATGATCGGCCTGGCGGTCGGCATCGACTACACGCTCTTCATCCTGGCCCGCTACCGCAGCGAGCTGCACCACACCGACGACCGCCAGGAGGCCATGGGCATCGCGGTCGGCACCGCCGGCTCCGCGGTGGTCTTCGCCGGCCTGACGGTCATCATCGCCCTCGCCGCGCTGGTGGTCGTGGACATCCCGTTCCTCGCCTCGATGGGCTTCGCGGCCGCGACCGGCGTCGCGCTGGCCGTGCTGGCCGCGCTCACCCTGCTGCCGGCGTTCCTGGGCGTGCTGAAGTCGAAGGCCTTCGGCGGTCAGGTGATCAAGCACAACCCCAAGCGCGAGGCCGACGGCCACGTCATCAACAACGGCGTCCGCTGGGCCCGCCTGATCGGCAAGGCCCCGGCCGCGTTCGCGCTGCTGGTGGTCATCGTGCTCGGCGCCCTGGCGTTCCCGATCAAGGACCTCTACCTGGCGTTCCCGACCGACGGCACGAAGCCGACCTCCACCACGCAGCGCCAGGCCACCGACCTGACCGCGGACGCGTTCGGGGCCGGTCGCGAGGGTCCGTTCGTCGTCGTCGTCGACGCCGGCGACGTGCCCGAGAAGGAGCGCGGTCAGGCCTTCGGCGAGGTCGCCGGCTGGGCCGCGGAGATGGACGGCGTCGCCAACGCCCAGGTGGTGATGAGCAACGAGGAGGGCACCGGCGCCCAGGTGCTGGTCACCCCGACCACGGGCCCGGACGACGAGGAGACCACCGAGCTGCTCCAGGCGCTGCGCGACGGGCAGTCCGACATCGAGGAGCAGACCGGCGCCACCACCGGCGTCACCGGGCTGACCGCGATCACCACCGACGTCTCCGACCGGCTCAACGACGCGCTGCCGGTCTACCTGGCGGTCGTGATCGGGCTCGCGTTCGTCCTGCTGGTGCTGGTCTTCCGGTCGATCCTGGTGCCGCTGACCGCCACCCTGGGCTTCCTGCTCTCGGTGCTGGCCACGCTGGGCGCCACCGTCCTGGTCTTCCAGGAGGGCGCGCTCGGGATCATCGAGGGTCAGCCGATCGTCTCGTTCATGCCGATCATCCTGATCGGCATGGTCTTCGGGCTCGCGATGGACTACCAGGTCTTCCTGGTGACCCGGATGCGTGAGGCGCACGTGCACGGGAAGTCCACGCGGGACGCGGTGGTCGACGGCTTCCGCAACAGCGCCCGGGTGGTCACCGCCGCGGCGGCCATCATGATCGCGGTCTTCGCCGCCTTCATCCTGCAGACCGAGCCGATCATCAAGTCGATGGGCTTCGCGCTGGCGGTGGCGATCGTCTTCGACGCCTTCATCGTCCGGCTGGTGCTGATCCCGGCACTGCTCTACATGCTGGGTGACAAGGCCTGGTGGATCCCGCGCTGGCTCGACAAGATCCTGCCCAACGTCGACGTGGAGGGCGAGAAGCTGCACCGCCCCTACCTCAAGGACGGCGTGCCGGAGGACGACTACATCTGA
- a CDS encoding Re/Si-specific NAD(P)(+) transhydrogenase subunit alpha, producing the protein MRIGIPRESRPGETLVAATAKTADQLAKLGYEVVVETGAGQAADLRDETYADAGVRVADGAEVWASDVVVKVNAPTPEEIGRLRRGATVVSLMAPARSPELVEQLAAAGVTGLAMDAVPRISRAQSMDVLSSMANVAGYRAVIEAAHVFGRQFTGQVTAAGKVPPARVFVVGAGVAGLAAIGAAGSMGAIVRAFDVRPEVAEQVQSMGAEFVTIDDPAMEAQASSDGYAKEMTAEQEKATAVMYDEEARNADIVITTALIPGRPAPRLITAETVSRMKPGSVIVDMAAANGGNCELTVKDEKVVTENLVTILGYTDLAGRLAAQTSQLYGTNIANLFKLLTPGKDGELVLDMDDVVQRGITVVRDGESMWPPPPVQVSAAPAAAPAPAKEPAAPKPPPDPRRKVFAAALGAVLFAALATVSPGAFLNHFTVFALAVFVGYYVISNVAHALHTPLMSETNAISGIIVVGGILQVGSENLLVSALAVVAVLVASINIFGGFLVTLRMLEMFRKD; encoded by the coding sequence GTGCGCATCGGCATTCCCCGCGAGTCCCGGCCCGGCGAGACCCTCGTCGCGGCGACGGCGAAGACCGCGGATCAGCTCGCCAAGCTCGGCTACGAGGTCGTCGTCGAGACCGGCGCAGGCCAGGCAGCGGACCTGCGGGACGAGACGTACGCCGACGCCGGCGTGCGGGTCGCCGACGGTGCGGAGGTCTGGGCCAGCGACGTGGTGGTCAAGGTCAACGCACCCACCCCCGAGGAGATCGGCCGGCTGCGTCGGGGCGCCACCGTCGTCTCGCTGATGGCGCCGGCCCGCAGCCCGGAGCTGGTCGAGCAGCTGGCTGCCGCCGGCGTCACCGGCCTGGCGATGGACGCGGTGCCGCGCATCTCGCGGGCGCAGTCGATGGACGTGCTCAGCTCGATGGCCAACGTCGCGGGCTACCGCGCGGTGATCGAGGCCGCCCACGTCTTCGGCCGCCAGTTCACCGGCCAGGTCACCGCCGCCGGCAAGGTGCCGCCCGCGCGGGTCTTCGTGGTCGGCGCCGGCGTGGCCGGGCTGGCCGCGATCGGCGCGGCCGGCTCGATGGGTGCGATCGTCCGCGCCTTCGACGTACGCCCCGAGGTCGCCGAGCAGGTGCAGTCGATGGGCGCCGAGTTCGTCACCATCGACGACCCGGCGATGGAGGCGCAGGCCTCCTCCGACGGCTACGCCAAGGAGATGACGGCCGAGCAGGAGAAGGCCACCGCGGTGATGTACGACGAGGAGGCGCGCAACGCCGACATCGTCATCACCACCGCGCTGATCCCCGGCCGGCCCGCGCCGCGGCTGATCACCGCCGAGACGGTCAGCCGGATGAAGCCCGGCTCGGTGATCGTCGACATGGCCGCCGCCAACGGCGGCAACTGCGAGCTCACGGTGAAGGACGAGAAGGTCGTCACCGAGAACCTGGTGACGATCCTCGGCTACACCGACCTGGCCGGCCGGCTGGCCGCCCAGACCAGCCAGCTCTACGGCACCAACATCGCCAACCTGTTCAAGCTGCTCACCCCCGGCAAGGACGGCGAGCTGGTCCTGGACATGGACGACGTCGTGCAGCGCGGCATCACCGTGGTCCGCGACGGGGAGTCGATGTGGCCGCCGCCGCCGGTGCAGGTCTCGGCCGCCCCGGCCGCCGCGCCCGCCCCGGCGAAGGAGCCGGCCGCGCCCAAGCCGCCACCGGACCCGCGCCGCAAGGTGTTCGCGGCCGCCCTGGGCGCGGTGCTCTTCGCCGCGCTCGCGACGGTCTCACCGGGGGCGTTCCTCAACCACTTCACCGTCTTCGCGCTGGCCGTCTTCGTCGGTTACTACGTCATCTCCAACGTGGCGCACGCGCTGCACACCCCGCTGATGAGCGAGACCAACGCGATCTCCGGGATCATCGTGGTCGGCGGGATCCTCCAGGTCGGCTCGGAGAACCTGCTGGTCTCGGCGCTGGCCGTGGTCGCCGTGCTGGTGGCCAGCATCAACATCTTCGGTGGCTTCCTGGTCACCCTCCGCATGCTCGAGATGTTCCGGAAGGACTGA
- a CDS encoding MFS transporter gives MTGYRSLARNRDFTRLWVGEAVSQLGTAATLFVFPLLGYALTGSALQAAIPVAAYTLGIALALLPAGVIADQLDRRRLLMGASAVGLVLSTSIGIAGLLGSLSLTHLVLVALGTGAVAGIYMPTELSAVRTVVTRAELPTAISQNQARHHVASLLGGPLGGAMYAVARPLPFLVDAVTFAVSLVSVSRVRTDLSPTERARSTPGRELVEGLRYLLARPYFRASAAFSAAFNLVVNAVLFVAVLRLAQAGVPSTTIGLVEAFAGAGGVVGALVAPYLVDRVRTGHLTVAAAWIWVPLLVPLAFWSSPWVVGPVLCVGLLLNPAGNAASQSYRVAITPDELQGRLASSSQFLAFVTIPLAPLLGGWLLETFGAASAVLALLVLAVLAALIPTLTPAIRTVPRPRDWPTLAEATAPTVISATTP, from the coding sequence GTGACCGGCTACCGATCCCTCGCCCGCAACCGCGACTTCACCCGGTTGTGGGTGGGGGAGGCGGTCAGCCAGCTCGGCACCGCGGCGACCCTGTTCGTCTTCCCCCTGCTCGGCTACGCGCTCACCGGCTCCGCGCTGCAGGCCGCGATCCCGGTGGCGGCGTACACCCTGGGCATCGCGCTCGCCCTGCTGCCGGCCGGCGTGATCGCCGACCAGCTGGACCGCCGTCGGCTGCTGATGGGGGCCAGTGCGGTGGGGCTCGTGCTGAGCACCTCCATCGGGATCGCCGGACTGCTCGGCTCGCTGAGCCTGACCCACCTCGTGCTCGTGGCCCTGGGCACCGGGGCGGTGGCGGGGATCTACATGCCCACCGAGCTCTCCGCCGTCCGCACCGTGGTGACCCGGGCCGAGCTACCGACCGCGATCAGCCAGAACCAGGCGCGCCACCACGTGGCGTCTCTGCTCGGCGGACCGCTCGGCGGCGCGATGTACGCCGTGGCCCGGCCGCTGCCCTTCCTGGTGGACGCGGTCACCTTCGCCGTCTCCCTGGTCAGCGTCTCCCGGGTGCGGACCGACCTCTCGCCGACCGAGCGGGCGCGCAGCACGCCGGGGCGCGAGCTGGTCGAGGGGCTGCGCTACCTGCTGGCCCGGCCCTACTTCCGCGCCAGCGCCGCCTTCTCCGCGGCCTTCAACCTGGTGGTCAACGCCGTCCTCTTCGTCGCCGTGCTCCGGTTGGCGCAGGCCGGGGTCCCGTCCACCACGATCGGTCTGGTCGAGGCGTTCGCCGGGGCCGGGGGAGTCGTCGGCGCGCTCGTCGCGCCGTACCTGGTAGACCGGGTGCGGACCGGGCACCTCACGGTGGCCGCGGCCTGGATCTGGGTGCCGCTCCTGGTGCCGCTGGCCTTCTGGTCCTCCCCGTGGGTGGTCGGGCCCGTGCTCTGCGTCGGGCTGCTGCTCAACCCGGCGGGCAACGCCGCCAGCCAGTCCTACCGGGTGGCCATCACCCCCGACGAACTCCAGGGCCGGCTCGCCTCCTCGTCGCAGTTCCTCGCCTTCGTGACGATCCCGCTCGCCCCGCTGCTCGGCGGGTGGCTGCTGGAGACCTTCGGTGCCGCCAGTGCCGTGCTGGCGCTGCTCGTGCTCGCGGTCCTGGCGGCGCTCATCCCCACTCTCACCCCGGCCATCCGCACCGTGCCGCGCCCGCGGGACTGGCCGACGCTCGCCGAGGCCACTGCGCCGACTGTGATCAGCGCAACCACCCCATAA
- a CDS encoding tRNA adenosine deaminase-associated protein, with translation MALAPEQTDDIDFALAAYRQDGSWRLAELAVTSCASVETLAQGLRRLPGDAGALAMVSIDEDFFVMVRVSGAVTRVLLSDVSAAIEWELARSAVEFLGLLPEDDEEEEPAGDLDLVGDLGMPAIDMGVLLDDAELYPDEMLSEIADRLGFGPEFDAVVGLRSS, from the coding sequence GTGGCGCTGGCCCCGGAGCAGACAGACGACATCGACTTCGCCCTGGCCGCCTACCGCCAGGACGGGAGCTGGCGGCTCGCCGAGCTCGCGGTGACCTCGTGCGCGTCGGTCGAGACGCTGGCCCAGGGACTGCGCCGGCTCCCCGGGGACGCCGGGGCGCTGGCCATGGTCTCGATCGACGAGGACTTCTTCGTGATGGTCCGGGTCTCCGGGGCGGTGACGCGGGTGCTGCTCAGCGACGTCAGCGCCGCGATCGAGTGGGAGCTGGCGCGCTCGGCGGTGGAGTTCCTCGGGCTGCTGCCCGAGGACGACGAGGAGGAGGAGCCGGCCGGCGACCTCGACCTGGTCGGCGACCTGGGGATGCCCGCGATCGACATGGGCGTGCTGCTCGACGACGCCGAGCTCTACCCTGACGAGATGCTCTCCGAGATCGCCGACCGCCTGGGCTTCGGCCCCGAGTTCGACGCCGTCGTCGGGCTCCGGTCCAGCTGA
- the tadA gene encoding tRNA adenosine(34) deaminase TadA — MRLALDVAREAAASADVPVGAVVLSPDGEVWGTGRNVREAEADPTGHAEVVALRQAARTRGEWRLDGCTLVVTLEPCTMCAGAAVLSRVARVVFGAYDDKAGAVGSLWDVVRDRRLNHRPEVVAGVLAAESAALLDDFFRSQRVTPGSG; from the coding sequence ATGCGCCTGGCCCTCGACGTGGCCCGCGAGGCCGCCGCCTCCGCCGACGTCCCGGTCGGCGCCGTGGTGCTCTCCCCGGACGGGGAGGTGTGGGGCACCGGCCGCAACGTGCGGGAGGCCGAGGCGGACCCGACCGGTCACGCCGAGGTGGTGGCGCTGCGCCAGGCGGCCCGCACCCGCGGCGAGTGGCGGCTCGACGGCTGCACCCTGGTGGTCACCCTGGAGCCGTGCACCATGTGCGCCGGTGCCGCCGTCCTCTCCCGGGTGGCGCGCGTCGTCTTCGGCGCGTACGACGACAAGGCCGGCGCCGTGGGCAGCCTGTGGGACGTCGTCCGCGACCGTCGCCTCAACCACCGGCCCGAGGTGGTCGCCGGGGTGCTCGCCGCGGAGTCGGCCGCCCTGCTGGACGACTTCTTCCGCAGCCAGCGGGTCACTCCCGGTTCTGGATGA
- a CDS encoding TetR/AcrR family transcriptional regulator: protein MSESATPEPLASSPATGSRAAKRLETSRRIMREALRLTLERGLEGWTMEDLAGASEVSRRTLFNYYPAKLDAVIGPAPELGPELFADFRAGGPTGDLMEDCKVLAQALLAENAFHERDLRLQRQVLTEVPRLLIAVHERFEAIAGELVEQILAREGKEFGDQRARMLVRLMVALFDSCLESLALERDERPLPDLFAEALDTARELLA from the coding sequence ATGTCCGAGAGTGCAACGCCTGAGCCCCTGGCGAGCTCGCCCGCGACCGGCTCGCGCGCGGCGAAGCGCTTGGAGACCAGCCGCCGGATCATGCGCGAGGCGCTGAGGCTCACCCTCGAGCGCGGCCTCGAGGGCTGGACCATGGAGGACCTCGCCGGGGCCAGCGAGGTCTCCCGCCGCACCCTGTTCAACTACTACCCCGCCAAGCTCGACGCCGTGATCGGGCCTGCGCCCGAGCTCGGGCCCGAGCTCTTCGCCGACTTCCGGGCCGGCGGGCCGACCGGCGACCTGATGGAGGACTGCAAGGTCCTGGCCCAGGCGTTGCTGGCGGAGAACGCGTTCCACGAGCGCGACCTGCGGCTCCAGCGCCAGGTGCTCACCGAGGTGCCTCGGCTGCTCATCGCCGTGCACGAGCGGTTCGAGGCGATCGCCGGGGAGCTGGTCGAGCAGATCCTCGCCCGCGAGGGCAAGGAGTTCGGCGACCAGCGGGCCCGGATGCTGGTGCGGCTGATGGTCGCGCTCTTCGACAGCTGCCTGGAGAGCCTGGCCCTCGAGCGCGACGAGCGCCCCCTGCCCGACCTCTTCGCCGAGGCGCTGGACACCGCCCGAGAGCTGCTCGCCTAG
- a CDS encoding helix-turn-helix domain-containing protein produces MAYVHDPTVLRALAHPVRNRILGELSAQGPLRAADLSRELGIPANQASFHLRQLAKYGLVEEAPGEGRDRRDRVWRQVQEESLDFDLRELEKQPGGPAAAAVFRSQAASWAHTLVDAAHTVGPQEGVHRAVTEQSLRLTEDEALALTQELSDLLQDWRRRTRGRDASRRTYVFLSMLQPHPDSPGAPDAQPARP; encoded by the coding sequence ATGGCCTACGTGCACGACCCGACGGTGCTCCGCGCCCTCGCCCACCCGGTCCGGAACCGGATCCTCGGCGAGCTCTCGGCCCAGGGGCCGCTGCGCGCCGCCGACCTCTCCCGCGAGCTGGGCATCCCGGCCAACCAGGCCTCGTTCCACCTGCGCCAGCTGGCCAAGTACGGCCTGGTCGAGGAGGCGCCCGGGGAGGGCCGGGACCGGCGCGACCGTGTGTGGCGCCAGGTGCAGGAGGAGAGCCTCGACTTCGACCTGCGCGAGCTGGAGAAGCAGCCGGGCGGGCCGGCGGCCGCGGCCGTCTTCCGCTCCCAGGCCGCCTCCTGGGCACACACCCTGGTCGACGCCGCGCACACGGTCGGCCCGCAGGAGGGGGTGCACCGGGCCGTCACCGAGCAGTCGCTGCGGCTCACCGAGGACGAGGCGCTCGCGCTCACCCAGGAGCTGAGCGACCTGCTCCAGGACTGGCGTCGCCGCACCCGCGGCCGGGACGCGTCCCGGCGTACCTACGTGTTCCTCTCGATGCTCCAGCCGCACCCGGACTCACCGGGCGCACCGGACGCTCAGCCGGCCAGGCCGTAG